In Lates calcarifer isolate ASB-BC8 unplaced genomic scaffold, TLL_Latcal_v3 _unitig_2291_quiver_1172, whole genome shotgun sequence, the genomic window CCTAACTccaaaccctaaccctgctgCAACCCTAACTCAaacactaaccctaaccctaaccctaaccccaaccctaaccctaaccctgacgcAACCCTAActcaaaccctaaccctaaccctaaccctgacgcAACCCTAACCCCCAACCCTAACTCAAACCCCTCACTGCAGCAAccgtctccatggcaacagtgaACAAACCTCTGACTAGGGTTGTTTTTATGCCTGTTTGTTCAGCTGGTGGAATGGTTGTCACCACGGCAACAGAGTCAGAGAATGAATGTAACAGTCagtagagacagaaaaaacagtttcatcagTGTGTTCACCATCATCATtagtgacagagacacagtgaacGTTTCCAGAGCAGAGTTTTATTAGAAACATGAGAATAAAGAGAGaactgaaggaaaacaggaacTCATCTTTAGTGTTCAACGAATGAAAGAaactcaacaaacaaacatccacagGTCAGAGACTTCGCACAAACCAAGTGGACAAACTTGTTTTCATACTGCACAGAGGATCATCACTGCTGAATCACTGTAGTCAGAAAATCAACCTGTTTAGaaaccccaaccctaaccctgaccctaaccctgactcaaccctaacccaaccctaaccctgaccaaccctaaccctgacgcaaccctaaccctgatgcaaccctaaccccaaccctaactctaaccctaaccctaaccctgacgcaaccctaaccccaaccctaactcAAACCCTGactcaaccctaaccctaaccctcaaatcctaaccctaaccctgaccaaccctaaccccaaccctaactcAAACCCTGActcaaccctaaccctgacccaaccctaaccctgacgcaaccctaaccctgacccaCCCTgacccaaccctaaccctgaccaaccctaaccctaaccctgaccaaccctaaccccaaccctaaccctaacgcaaccctaaccccaaccctaactcAAACCCTgacccaaccctaaccctaaccctcaaatcctaaccctaaccctgaccaaccctaaccccaaccctaactcAAACCCTgacccaaccctaaccctgacccgAACCCTGACgcaaccctaaccccaaccctgactcaaccctaaccctgacccaaccctaaccctgactCAACCCTAATCCTgacccaaccctaaccctacctttGTACAAACATCACTGACCTGACGACGCTTCAAACAGAGCTACTACAGAGACACTGAAAAGTCCCTGATgatcagggttagggttagtccAAGTTTCCATCagagtcttgtttttctttgttgattgTCTGACTGGTGTCGTTTCAGCAGAGATGATCTGATCTCACATCAGTGACAGGATAAAGACATGAACAGACTCTGAGCCACTGaaggaaaatcaaaacaacttaAAGATGTAAACATCAGCAGAGAGAAACTCAAACCTGTGCAAAGCGTGACACCTGCTGGTGACAAACAGGAACACAACTGGTCTGTTACTGTATGAACCAGCTCGATAAGTTTAACATCATCTGACTGATTCAGATGTCTGCTGTCCAGCTTTAGACTTCTAAACCAGTTTTACAGACTTACTGGGAAAAATTCAACCATATCAACAACATAATACTAACACAGACTTGATCTTCACAGCAGCGTTCACTATCTTGCAGAAGTTCATGGAAAACAGTGGATTTCTGAAATCGATTTGTTGAGCCAGAAAATTAAAGAGCAGCAGTTCCTCCTGTCATCCTTCACAATAAAAAGGTGGTTAATGTTGACTGTTGCTTTATTTTAGTCAGTGGATCAGTTTTACCTGAAGCTGTGATGTGGCTGAAACATGTAAAActaatgactgtttttttttttcaaatgaagtTTTGTCCACTCACGACTCACGTTTCATCTCTTCatgtcttcaaatgtcagtTCTAACAAGTCAGAATATAACTTTGCGCAACAGAACTAAAACCCAGCAGGGTTTGAAGCTAACGTCACTACTGGCTGTTCCTGctctgagatgctgctgctgattggctgacaggtGACTGTAGGcagcaaatgcaaaacaaaacagtaaacatAATGCAGGCAGGTGAGTTGAGGACAGGTGAGATCAGGCAGCGCTGGAGACAGCAAGTTTCTTCAGGTGATCCATGAACACCTGCAGACTGACGTCGTCTGTCAGAATGGGAGCTCCAGACTCCTGCACACAGAACAGGTTTCACATCAGTACTGACACTGGTCTGAAACTAAAAGTCAAAGCATTCGGCGTAATGTTTCAAGGTGAGGGTCGTACCTGTCCCCAGGCGTACATGTTGTTGTGGGTCTGGGAGGGGTTCACTTTGGAGAGCAGGAAACGAGCCTGGAAAACATCATGAGTCAAactgtttgtgaaaatgaaatgaagtcaCTCAACAGTCAGAgctcaaacacactgagcagtttatacagtataaatgaCGATGCACTGTGTGTAAGTGATGTTGAATCGTGtacagtgatgtgatgtgttatAAGTGATCCAGTATAGCGCACTATACTGATAAGACATGGAGATGACGATTTTGTCTTCCTGTGTCACCTTATGAGACTGTGAACGTTTAAGAATCATTAGATCCCAATAATGTTTATATGACATCTTtgatgtcttattatactatgacatttttaatgctatactatgaaaatgtcatgaaaatgtcaaaaaatttcatattttcatgacttattttatgtcttattatactacATTTCCAACAACATATATCATGAcgtttttttatgacatcatactatgacatttattttttatgatataGATGTATACATATAAAGATatatagaaagaaaaaacatagatagatagacccTAACCGtctatctatgtatctatctaAAGTGTATATAttgacaaaacattaaaacatatattaatgaaaaaatacatgttAATGTATCAGTACGTAAATCAATATGtatattatttgtgtttctttgtctttttttattttattttttaaaatgattgttttggggttttttgcatttattagcccagtggagagagacaggaaacagggagagagagtacgggaatgacatgcagcaaaggtctgACCAGATCAGGAGTCGAGCCGGAGTCCAGCTGCTCAGGGAActgaggcccatgtggtacgcgcccTAAACATTCGCCCATCGGGGGGCGccctgtgttttttgtcttaagtgatgtatttataaataaattaaaataaatagtttttacagtgtgttgatttgtaatacacacactgaggtaCAGTGTATTGTGATGTGCTTTATATATCGAGCTAAGGAACATATATTCATGTGTAGTACACGTATGTACTGATGTAGTGCTGATGTGTGTATCTAATAATGTAAAGtgtatatatatctgtgtgCGTTAGCGCCCTCACCTGGCTGCCTCCGTGCTCAGTGTCGATGTATCTCGGCATGGGGAAGCGAGTGTGCAGCAGCTCCTGGGCGTCGTCCACTGGAGCCTGGAGCAGGTGTTTGAAGTTTTCATACTCTGGCATGTCCTGATACCCAGCCTTCCTCCACTGAGCTACAGTCTGACAGTAACAGATTACAGATTACACACGTTACCTCCACTGAGCTACAGTCTAACAGTAACAGATTACAGTGTATTTCTGACTCAGTCCTGTGGATCTAGAGTCTCCAGAGTCCTTATATCTAAACAAACCAGCTCCAGCCTCAGTTTAGGTCTACAGAGCGACATGAGATCAGATCTGTTGGTTCTGGTTCATTCTGTCAGTGAAGCTGATGAGTGTCTGTACCTCTCCATGGTAAATGAGGATCTGGAAGAAGGTGTCCATCAGAAGGATTCGGTCTGgcaggatgctgctgctgtccaaCAGGACGGGCTGAAACACACAATCACTCTGATCAATCTCTCTGACTGATAGAAGGATCATTTACTGCGAATACAGCTGATGTCACTACAGgtgtgcacaggtgtgtgtaaaTACCTCAGGTGGTCCGTTGAATGAATAGGCGTAGAGCACAGGTTGGATCATGATGAGAGCCTGGGTCAGGTCCTGTCTGTTGAACTGATGTCTGTAATACGAACTCTCGTCTGGACTGTTGTTGAACACCTGAAGGAACGGAGAGCGCCGCAGGTGGAACATGAActggaacacaaacacagacggTCAGATACAGGAAGTGAGGCAGGTCCACGTAaccttcaggtggagcagagtATTATGGGATGTCACCTGAGGGTAGAGGGAGAAGGTCTCGGAGAACCTGAAGGAGTTTGGGTCATCTTTATGATAATCTCCAAACTTCTGacactgaacagaaacaaacacatgaacacatcagTTTCAGATCCTCTGAGTCCAGATCCGGGTTTTAGTCCTGGTCCTCGTACcagtctgatgagctgtctgtcCAACCACCGCAGGACGTCAGGCCCCTCCTCAGTCTCCGCACGGTACACTGCCAGCCTCGCCATCAAGATGGCCGCCGCCTCCTGATCGAAGGACGCCGCGATGCTCTGAATCTGAGTCTGAGCATCAGCCCAGCTGAGGGGAAAGGGGAGGgagtgaggagggggagagaggagagaagaagaggggaagggaaggagaggggaaggagtaaaggaagaggaggcggaggaaaagatgagggggaggaagagaagatgatggggggggggggttactgTCACATCACAGTTACACCTGTAAAAGATAAACTTCtcctcactgtgacctttatAAACACCATCAACAACCTTCACACGTCTCCATGGAAACGATTCAGTATCACAAGCAGTCTCACAGACTTTACGTGaagtcagtgaacacatcaccGGGCGGTGCAagtggaggtgtgtgtgctcTTACTTCCTGGCGGTGGTGGTGACTCTGATCCGTCTCTGTCCTGATGAGTGCTGGTACTGAGTCACGAACTGGATCGCCCCCCGGCCACCCTGAGGGATCGGAGCGTTGTGCTGCAACAGGAAGAACAATCTGGATCAATAATCAATCTGATCAGGAAACTGAGGGAACATTTGATTCTACAGTTGTGTATCTGTGCTGagtctgttttcatgttgttgtttattattgtttgttgtgtttccaaaCAATAATCCACTGGTGCATTATGGGTAAGAACAAAATGCTCGTAGCAGACGTGCAtcagtgttttcctttgttttgttgttgtctcaTGTTTTAATAAACTGCAATAAAATCAATCAGCTGAGACTTCCTGATAACCCTTTCACAATAATAGTCTCAGAGAGCTCAGTCTGGTGGTTTTACCCACTGGTCTGACTCTGACTGAAGAACATTAGAACCTCTTCACTGTTCTCTGGACAACATGAAGCCCAGAAACAGTCTACACCTGGCCTACACCTGGTCTGAAACACCAGCTTCACCCTGATCACATCAGGTCTGAATAAATGTGAGTCATAAATCTAACATGACACAAACTGGGTCAGAATCCTGCTATGATTGGCTGCTTCACACCTGAGCCCTCAGAAGTCTGAGGttcagcagcaggatgatgatgattacacacctgcacacctgttATTACCAGAGTCAGGCCGTGTGACACGtgagcgcgcgcacacacacacacacacacacacacacacacacacacacacacacacacagttatctGCTGACTGTAATGTCAACAGTACCTGAGCATCCaatatcctgtgtgtgtgtgtgtgtgtgtcctgtcatcatcatctcagCAGGTGACTGACAGGTGCACCATGGCAACGCTGCctctggagacacacacacacacacacacacacacacacacacacacacacagaggctcagCAGGACACGCCTCCCTCAGTCCGTCCTCAGACTCAGAGCTGATCAGACTGATGGTCTCAGATCAGATTTAAACGACAACTGTGAAGATCAAAGAAATCATCAATCGACAGCAGCAACATCTGCCGATCATCtggtttgacctttgacctctgattggctgttgggCTCTGTTGCCTCTGAAAAACGAGAGGATTCATGATGTGACTTGTTCCCAGGACTTCCTCAGACTGTGGTTCCTCTGCTGGATTCTCCCTTTCCTGGACAGGTTCAGACTCAAAGCTGATCACATCTCCGTGGTGACAGAGATCAAACCGGCCGGTCTGTTTATATCAGAACAACACAGGTCTGTTGTTACTGTCAGGTTTCTAAGGACACATTCTGAAACGATCGGCCTGGACGAGCTGCAGTGAAGAGGCGAGCAGCAGCTGTAACAGATCTGCTGTTCTTCTGTGACTCATCTAACCTTAAACCATGCTGATCACATCTCTGTGGTGACTGAGGTCTGTTTATACCAGGTCTGGACCTCAGGCGTCCACAGTCCGGTGTCGTCAGCGTCGGGTTCAGACGACCTGATTCGAAGAGATTTGAACTTCGTCTTGGAGCCAAAGGAAGCACTTCACTCCTGAAACAGCAGTGAGACTCATAACCTCAGGTTTCTCTCAACAGTCGTCAAGCGTTGAAAAGTAATTATATGATTTTAATTGTTTCACAAGCTGCAACAGCAGAAATAAGGATAAGAAATCTGAGAAACAAGTTTGAATAGAAACTTTGATGTCAGTTTCTCCACAGAGCGCtgagcaggaggtggaggacattTCACTCGTCTACTTTCTGCATGTTTATGAAGGAGATCTGTTGTCCAGGATATCTTCACATGTTCAGAGCAAGACGAACATTATCACCACACGTCTTTGCTGCAGTTTCACCTCCTGCCTTTTACTGTTCCATCCAGGTGAATTATTGTATTTCCTGCCTGAGGTGTGACAGGTATCATTACCAAACACTCTCCATTAAATGTGACTAAATGAATCTCAACAAACTAACACTGGGATccatctttatttctgtttctctccagaTGTGACTGTGGTCAGTTGCTCCCAGCCTGACGAGCAGGACGCAAATCACACAGATTATCAAATTACCTCTCGTTTCTAGAGCTTTCACCCATATCTCATGGCCTTCTTCAGTAGATGGAGTTGATCAGTTGTCGTGGAGATAGTCCGGTTGTTAAAATGTGATTACACATGTTGACTTGAAAGTTGGGAGTTTTCTCAGAGCAGCACCTGGTGGAcattagaggaactgcagcacAACGGTTTCCTGCTGCTTCTGGACAGTAAGGTTGTATAAAAGAGTCCTCTCATGTCCCGTTTGAGCTGTGACGTAATCAGTGACACACTTCCTGTCCTGTGAAGATGGTGAACGCTCTGAGGACGCTGTACGCCGCTCTGATGGCTCTGTCCAGCATGGCCTCCGTCTGTGggaacctcctcctcctggttgTGCTCCTCCTGAACAAGGAGCTTCGGTCCGACACGCTGGGCCTTGTCCTGAGCTTCAGCCTCAGCGACCTGGCCCTTGGACTCTCCACCATCCCCTTCGGAGCCCACAACAGCCTCTCCCAGCCCTCTGGATATCCCAGCGAGGGCGCCTTCTGTCAGGGCAACggcttcatcttcctcctcctgcagactTCCTCCATCCACTCGCTCACCTGGGCGACTGTGGACAAGTTCACGGAGATCTGCTTCGCCCTCAGCTACCGCAGCATCTGGACGGCCGGCCGGAGCCGGGTGGTGCTGGTCCTGGTCTGGCTGTTCTGTCTGGTCGCCGCCACCCTGCCCCTGCTGGGGTTCGGCAGCTACGTCTACAGCGAGTCGAGGTTCCTCTGCTGTCCCAGCTTCACACCTGAGAACAGGTACTTTGTGGTGCTGTGGATGCTGCTGGGAATCGTGGCACCGATCTTCACCATGTGCTCTCTGTATGGATACATCGTCTACGTGGCCAGGAAACAGGCCCGGAGGGGAACCTTCATGTGCAATGAGCTGCACTGCTTCTATGTCCCTGCCAACAATTACCTGAGGAGCTccattgtcatggttacaacCTCAGGTGAGTTCATGCTCTGTTCTGATTGGTCCCTGGCATGACCTACCTGCCCCTTCTGTCTTTACAAACTAAAACAATTTGTCCTAACTTTGTTCAAAAtctctcattttttaaaagtccaGAGATCCCAGTCCCAGTGTGTCTAAAATTAATAAGTAGTCATGTTGAATATTATTTGAAGGTACTTGGTGAAGATCAAAGTATTAATCAGGAAATGGTTAGATTACAGTACAGGTTATTAATCATCTTATTTCATTGTAGTACATTTCTGCCTTAATGCCTAAGTTATTCTTTAACAATCACCAACACATTCTCTGATTATTATCAGCTGCTCTTTTGTTCATTGTTAAGCTACAggatgtttcacattaaaagtctaTATGTGTTAGAGTCCCTTTCTTCCCTGAAAAcctttaatgtgaaacatctgcGCAGGAAGTGTGATTCAGTGACAGGAACTTAACAGTAGTAGATGATGAGAAGCTGAGAGGTGAATGTATCCACAGCGCTCCTAAACATCCGCAGACATCATCAACGGATGTTGACAGAACATGTATGAGAACATGAAACTGGTCATAAACCAATGCAAACAACAGAgtcatgtgtcagtgtttaatgACTCTCattacagtgacacacagtCATAACATGCTGCTCCCGACCTCTACAGCTACTCCAGACCTTTACAACTAGTCCCCACACCTCTACAACTATTCCTGACCTCTAGAACTAGTCCCCACACCTCTACAAGTAGTCCTGGCCTATACAACAATTCCAGACCTCTACAACTAGTCCTCAGACCTCTACAACTTGTCCTCAGTCTTCTACAACTACTCCTCagactgtttcactgtttggtTCTGATTTGGTCGTCTGGTGAAAGCTCTTGTTCttgttctcagtgtgtttgctggTCTGCTGGCTGCCatacatctcagtgtgtttgtatgagacGTTCAGCGGTCAGCAGAGTCCGGCTGTGACCTCCGCCCTCTCTGCCTGGCTGGTTCTGACCAGCGCTGCCCTCAACCCCTGGATCACCTGCATGACGCAGACGTACGTAAGACTCAGCAAATGCAAAGGCTGTAAACAGTCTATGCTGCTTCATGTGAGGTGGTTCCATCACAGAGTATTAGTTAGATTTGCTGTGAAAGAACCATTCAAACTCCCGTCTGTCTGTTCATGTGTCTCCAGTAGGTACAGGGCAGCAGTGCGTCAGAGCATCGGCAGGTTTATTCGAAGGTGTCCATGTTCTGGGACATGCCCACAGAGCTCCACCCTCCACCTGCACACAACCAATTGCATCAGCGTGACGACGACGTCAACACGTCCTCTGTCATCTCCAAAAACACCGGTACCAACAGCACCATGACCAATGTGATCCACAGCCACCACTGTGACATCTTCATTAGACAGAAACACCTGCCGTATCTACAGGAACAGGCCGAACTGTGACCGTTAGAGTGCATTTTAGGAAATATAGTTCCTCCTTCCATTTTTAGTTCATTTGATTTAAAGACAATCCTTCTCCACTACATTCAAAAAATTGATTCCAGAGGAGATAACAAAGACAGTTAGCTGACACCTGCATCTTCTCCTCTGAAGTTAATACTCTCTTTACTTTCACACCTCCACCCACCTGGATCAACACTGCATCAACCCCAACCCCTACATTTCAGCTTCAGAGAGGATATTTCACACACTGTTCAATAATGACAGACTTAGTGAAACTATTGTAATAAAGTGACTATTGATGTAATTTATTGAATCAAAATGTGGATTTAATGTTAAGTTACTGGTGAATCTCACTGTGACCAACTGGAGCTGTAAAAGCCAAATAAATCTCAACCACAGCAGTTTAACATGTAAGGAAACTGAAAACTCAGGTTGTAATAAgtatttatataataataatcacaataaaTGGATATAACATGGTCTCACATGGTGTCAGTCAACATGGTGCTTTTTTGTCTCGATTGTTCAGATAaattttaaaaacctttatCATTTCCTACTCCTTCTGTTTATGTGCAAATTACTGTTCCCAGAACTCTGAGTCCAGACCTCTATGAGTCCAGACCTCTACAGGTCCAGACCTCTGTGAGTCCAGACCTGTGTGAGTCCAGACCTCTACAACGAGTCCCCAGATCTTCGCAGATTTTCCTTTCCTGCTCCCTCTGTTGATGTGTAAACTGAGGTTTGTTTATATTGTGATTTTCTATTCATTAACCATTTGTTTATTATCAGTATTGTCAATCACTGAGCAGCTTCAGACTGATCTCAGAGCAGCTGTTGACCTGTAATAAACCAAACTTGAGTCTGTATACACGTCAGAGGTCAGGTGATCGTACCTGGTTGACGACCTCAAAGTAAAGAGCCAACGTGGTGCTGGGATCCAAACCGCAGATCTTCCACTGACATGTTCCTCCGGTACCGATCTCCTGTAACACACGTTAGAGCACACCTGTACAACTGTCCTGTAGAAGCAACTGTATTCAAAGGTCAGTAGTGTGTTGGTGGTTACGTACATTCTCAGAGACACAGGGTCCTTTAGCGTTCAGAGACACACAGGGTCCAATCGCCCCCGACACTTTGATTTCCCTGGACGTctaagagagaaaacactgcagttaaTTGACCTGAGACACAGGTGAGCTGGGGTGCGCGGCCTCtgtgttctctgtctttgtacCTTGACCTCCAGAGTGGCGGCGAAGGCCATTTTAAAAGATCCCTGGACGTCTTTGGTGAAAACTCTCTGGAAGGTTTGTTTAAACAGAGATGTATTGAAGGAGTCCGCCATCACCATGTAgcctctgtaaacacacacacacacacacacacattaacatcaCAGAGGCAGTGTTATTATGTTGATTTTatacattgttgttttattgcttattgtacagtgtcctaaataaaatgtattattattattattatctgtgtGAAACTATCTGCTCTTACAGCTGTCGTCACTGTCAGTCAGATACAACAAATACTGACCtggaaatctgtgtgtgtgtgtgtgtgtgtgtacccagTGTAGTTGGCACAGCACTTCATCTCCAGCAGGCCGGTCTGATCAAGGGCGCAGGCATAGATGTCGATGATGTGACCGTTGGTGGACGCTCGGTTTGCCAGAGACTCGTagtgctgacacacacacacacacagacagtgataaGATTAATACCTGACTCCAGTCcatctgtgacctctgacctcttagGACAGGGTCCAGAAGTCCAGAAGAaaatttttttcactgtttaacgactgtgttcattgtgtttttagGTTCAGGTTCCTTCAGTGTTGATGGATCAGGAGCTGGAtcctcctcagaggtctcctcctctccaaacaaacagagcagctgattcaaacCAGTAAAActcagaataaaacagtttgatgttaaaAGTGGATGTTTCTCTGTGAGGATCAGGACGTGGAGagcggctgtttgctcagcttgttgcTCTGAtcactgaagatccagacgtctgacgactaaatccttcatctggtttcagatcagagtcagaacgttagaaacagagacagtgacttgaaacagagagaaagtggttgactgaaattttttttaatgtcctgcCATCAGCTGACAGTCTGTGCTTATGGAAAACCTTGTCAGGATAAAAGTAAGTAAACTAAGAAGCGGAAAAGTGTGGATCTAACCAGAGTTTTTCTCCTatttactaataataataataatgaacttAATTCATTCAGCACGTTTCTCAACAAAACTAAGAAAAtctgacaattaaaaaaatacacaaaaacacaatgacagtaatgtaaaatataagaTCACAGTGTGAACATTAAATCATGATGTTTAAACTCTGAGCTTCAGAGTCAGTGTAACAGGGAGAGGATGTTGCTGCTGAGTCACTCACCTTGGTGGCTTTCTTCATGAACTTGGCGTTGTCCTTCTCGATGTCATGCCAGGACCTGATTGGCGTCTTCAGTTCATCTCCCACCACCATGCCGGGACCCTGTGTTGCTGGGCCACCGATAAATGTCATGATCCGAGCGCCGGTGTTCGGGAAGGtgcactgtgggaaaaaaaccCCTAATGAGattcttagacttagacttagacttagacttagacggactttattgatccctttgggatgactccctcggggaaattacatttccagcagcaaatacaggcagaagatgtaaataaaataggaaagaatataaatataaatagaattggattgAGGGTGATTTAAGATA contains:
- the LOC108892659 gene encoding protein transport protein Sec23A isoform X2 produces the protein MATFPEYIAQNEERDGVRFSWNVWPSSRLEATRMVVPVAALFTPLKERPDLPPIQYEPVLCSRATCRAVLNPLCQVDYRAKLWACNFCYQRNQFPPSYAGISEVNQPAELLPQFSTIEYVVQRGPQMPLVFLYVVDTCMEDEDLQALKESLQMSLSLLPPTALVGLITFGRMVQVHELGCEGISKSYVFRGTKDLNAKQLQEMLGLTKPSATQGRGPQTAQQPLSNRFLQPVQKIDMNLTDLLGELQRDPWPVTQGKRPLRSLGVAMSIAVGLLECTFPNTGARIMTFIGGPATQGPGMVVGDELKTPIRSWHDIEKDNAKFMKKATKHYESLANRASTNGHIIDIYACALDQTGLLEMKCCANYTGGYMVMADSFNTSLFKQTFQRVFTKDVQGSFKMAFAATLEVKTSREIKVSGAIGPCVSLNAKGPCVSENEIGTGGTCQWKICGLDPSTTLALYFEVVNQHNAPIPQGGRGAIQFVTQYQHSSGQRRIRVTTTARNWADAQTQIQSIAASFDQEAAAILMARLAVYRAETEEGPDVLRWLDRQLIRLCQKFGDYHKDDPNSFRFSETFSLYPQFMFHLRRSPFLQVFNNSPDESSYYRHQFNRQDLTQALIMIQPVLYAYSFNGPPEPVLLDSSSILPDRILLMDTFFQILIYHGETVAQWRKAGYQDMPEYENFKHLLQAPVDDAQELLHTRFPMPRYIDTEHGGSQARFLLSKVNPSQTHNNMYAWGQESGAPILTDDVSLQVFMDHLKKLAVSSAA
- the LOC108892659 gene encoding protein transport protein Sec23A isoform X1, which codes for MLFCFVVSAEQRRRRSGEYIAQNEERDGVRFSWNVWPSSRLEATRMVVPVAALFTPLKERPDLPPIQYEPVLCSRATCRAVLNPLCQVDYRAKLWACNFCYQRNQFPPSYAGISEVNQPAELLPQFSTIEYVVQRGPQMPLVFLYVVDTCMEDEDLQALKESLQMSLSLLPPTALVGLITFGRMVQVHELGCEGISKSYVFRGTKDLNAKQLQEMLGLTKPSATQGRGPQTAQQPLSNRFLQPVQKIDMNLTDLLGELQRDPWPVTQGKRPLRSLGVAMSIAVGLLECTFPNTGARIMTFIGGPATQGPGMVVGDELKTPIRSWHDIEKDNAKFMKKATKHYESLANRASTNGHIIDIYACALDQTGLLEMKCCANYTGGYMVMADSFNTSLFKQTFQRVFTKDVQGSFKMAFAATLEVKTSREIKVSGAIGPCVSLNAKGPCVSENEIGTGGTCQWKICGLDPSTTLALYFEVVNQHNAPIPQGGRGAIQFVTQYQHSSGQRRIRVTTTARNWADAQTQIQSIAASFDQEAAAILMARLAVYRAETEEGPDVLRWLDRQLIRLCQKFGDYHKDDPNSFRFSETFSLYPQFMFHLRRSPFLQVFNNSPDESSYYRHQFNRQDLTQALIMIQPVLYAYSFNGPPEPVLLDSSSILPDRILLMDTFFQILIYHGETVAQWRKAGYQDMPEYENFKHLLQAPVDDAQELLHTRFPMPRYIDTEHGGSQARFLLSKVNPSQTHNNMYAWGQESGAPILTDDVSLQVFMDHLKKLAVSSAA
- the LOC127139974 gene encoding histamine H2 receptor-like, with product MVNALRTLYAALMALSSMASVCGNLLLLVVLLLNKELRSDTLGLVLSFSLSDLALGLSTIPFGAHNSLSQPSGYPSEGAFCQGNGFIFLLLQTSSIHSLTWATVDKFTEICFALSYRSIWTAGRSRVVLVLVWLFCLVAATLPLLGFGSYVYSESRFLCCPSFTPENRYFVVLWMLLGIVAPIFTMCSLYGYIVYVARKQARRGTFMCNELHCFYVPANNYLRSSIVMVTTSVCLLVCWLPYISVCLYETFSGQQSPAVTSALSAWLVLTSAALNPWITCMTQTYVRLSKCKGCKQSMLLHVRWFHHRVLVRFAVKEPFKLPSVCSCVSSRYRAAVRQSIGRFIRRCPCSGTCPQSSTLHLHTTNCISVTTTSTRPLSSPKTPVPTAP